CTACGCCATCCTCCCGACCGGCACCAGCCTGCTGATCGCGATACCCGTCATGATCGTCGGCGGCGCCATCTGCTCCGTCGCCGTGGCATGCGCAGCCGAACGCTTCGCCTACCGCCCCCTGCGCAGCGCCCCCAGGCTCGCACCCCTCATCACCGCAATCGGCCTCTCGATCGCGCTCCAGCAGCTCGTCTGGCAGTTCTACCCGGACGCCAAGAAGGCCGTCAGCTTCCCCGAGTTCACGGGCCCGGCCTTCAAGATCAGCGACAGCCTCGCCATCCAGCGCGCGGACCTCTTCGTCCTCATCCTCGCCCCCCTCTGCATGCTCGCCCTCGGCGTCTTCGTCCAGAAGAGCCGCAGCGGCCGCGCCATGCAGGCCACCGCGCAGGACCCCGACACCGCCAAGCTGATGGGCATCAACACCGACCGCATCATCGTCATGGCCTTCGCCATCGGTGCCGCGTTCGCCGCCGTCGCAGCCGTCGCCTACGGCGTCGACAAGGGCCAGATCAACTTCGAGATGGGCTTCATCCTCGGCCTCAAGGCCTTCACCGCAGCCGTCCTCGGCGGCATCGGCAACATCTACGGAGCCATGGTCGGCGGCGTCGTCCTCGGCCTCGCCGAAGCCCTCTCGATCGCCTACATCGAAGAGATCCCCGGCATGCAGCAGCTCGGCGGCGGAGCCTGGTCCAACGTCTGGGCCTTCGTACTCCTCATCGTCGTCCTCCTCGTGCGACCCCAAGGCCTGCTCGGCCAGCGCGTCACGGATCGGGCGTGAGAACCATGACCACAGACACCACCCCGCAGACGCAGACGCAGACCGCGAAGACGGCACCCGCACCCGCCGCGCTCCTCTACGCGATCATCGGCGGCAGCCTCCTCACCATCGTCAGCGCCTTCCTCGCCTGGACGTGGACCGCCGACTTCCCCGGCGACCTCACCTTCTACGGCAGCCCCGCCGACCTGCAGTACATCACCCTGGCCGGCGCCGCCCTCACCCTCGTCCACGCGCTCTCCGCGCTCGGCGTCAAGGGCTTCAACTGGCTCACCCCCGCCGGCTCCCGCAAGCCCATCTGGTTCCTCGCCCTCGGCAACGCCGCAGCCACCTGGTTCACGGTGATCGCGATCACCGTCGTCCTCGGCGGTGTGATCAACCTCGAACCCGGCGCCTACGTCGCCCTCGTCGGCTCCCTCGTCCCGGCCCTTGCCGCGTACAAGCTCCCCGACGACACCCGCAAGGTCACCCCGGCCAAGAGCACGCTGCCCAACTGGGCCGAAATCCTCATCATCACCGGCGTCTTCGCCCTCGGCCTCTTCGTCATCACCTTCGGCATCGACACCGATGACAAGGAACCGCAGCTCTTCGTCGCCTACCTGATCACCGTCGGCCTCGCGGCCCTCGCCCTGAACAAGTCGGGCCTCCTCGCCCGCTTCTCGGTCCTCACCGCGAACAACCGCCAGGTCACCCTCCTCGGCACCGCGGCCGCCGCGATCGCCTTCCCCTTCATCCAGCAGAGCGGCGACACCTACACCCTCATCGCGGTCAACATCCTGATCTTCGCGACCGTCGCCCTCGGCCTCAACATCGTCGTCGGCCTCGCCGGCCTCCTCGACCTCGGATACGTCGCCTTCCTCGGCGTCGGCGCCTACGCCGCGGCCCTGGTCTCCGGCAGCACCGCCTCCGCCTTCGGCATCCACCTCCCCTTCTGGGCGGCGGTCATCGTCGGCGCCATCGTCTCCCTCGTCTTCGGCGTGGTCATCGGCGCACCGACCCTCCGACTGCGCGGCGACTACCTCGCCATCGTCACCCTCGGCTTCGGAGAAATCTTCCGCATCGCCATGGGCAACCTCGACGGCACCTCCGGCCCCGACATCACCAACGGCCCCAACGGCATCCCGAACGTCCCCCACCTCGAACTCTTCGGGTGGAACTTCGGCGAATCCCACACCGTCGCCGGCATCGAACTCGGCGCCTACGCCAACTACTACTTCCTGATGCTGCTGGTGATGGCCCTGGTCGTCCTGGTCTTCGCCCGCGCAGGCAACAGCCGCATCGGCCGCGCCTGGGTCGCCATCCGCGAGGACGAGACCGCCGCCGAAGCCATGGGCATCAACGGCTTCAAGGTCAAGCTCATCGCCTTCGCCCTCGGCGCCACCCTCGCCGGCCTCGCCGGCACCGTCCAGGCCCACGTCAACACCACGGTCGTCCCCGAGAACTACGTCTTCGCCGGGCCCGTCCCGCCGAACTCCGCGTTCCTCCTCGCCGCAGTCATCCTCGGCGGCATGGGCACCATCCGCGGCCCCATCCTCGGCGCCGCACTCCTCTTCCTGATCCCGGCGAAGCTGGCCTTCCTCCAGGACTACCAGCTCCTCGCCTTCGGCATCGCCCTCATCCTCCTCATGCGCTTCCGCCCCGAAGGCCTCATCGCCAACAAGCGCGCGCAGCTGGAGTTCCACGACGACACCGCTGACCAGGCCCCCAAGGACCTGGCCACCGCCAAGGCGGGGGCGTGAACGACATGACGACCACCACAGACACCACCACCACGAAGACCACGGTCCTCGAAGCCAAGGGCGTCACCATGCGCTTCGGCGGCCTCACCGCCGTCAAGGGCGTCGACCTCCAGGTCAACGCAGGCGAGATCGTCGGACTCATCGGCCCCAACGGCGCCGGCAAGACCACCTTCTTCAACTGCCTCACCGGCCTGTACGTCCCCACCGAAGGCGAAGTCACCTACAAGGGCAAGGTCCTCCCGCCCAAGCCCCACCGGGTCACCGAGGCCGGCGTCGCCCGCACCTTCCAGAACATCCGGCTCTTCCACAACATGACCGTGCTGGAGAACGTCCTCGTCGGACGCCACACCCGCACCAAGGAAGGCCTCTGGTCCGCCCTCCTGCGCGGCCCCGGCTTCAAGAAGGCCGAAGCCGCCAGCGAGGCACGCGCCATGGAACTCCTGGAGTTCATCGGCCTGGAACACAAGGCCGACCACCTCGCCAAGAACCTCCCCTACGGCGAGCAGCGCAAGCTGGAGATCGCCCGCGCCCTCGCCAGCGACCCCGGCCTCATCCTCCTGGACGAGCCCACCGCCGGCATGAACCCGCAGGAGACCCGCGCCGCCGAAGAGCTCATCTTCGCGATCCGGGACATGGGCATCGCCGTACTCGTCATCGAGCACGACATGCGCTTCATCTTCAACCTCTGCGACCGCGTCGCCTGCCTCGTCCAGGGCGAAAAGCTCATCGAAGGCACCGCCTCCGAAGTCCAGGGCGACGAACGCGTCATCGCGGCCTACCTCGGCACCCCCTTCGAGGGCGAGCCCGGCGCGGCCGAAATCGCCGAGGTCGAAGCGGCGGAAGCCCACGCCGAAGCCGAGGCACACGCCGACGCCGAGGCTGGAGCCGAGGCCGACGCCGAAACGGCCACCGAGACCGAGGCGGAAGCTGCCGCGGACGACGACGAGGCCCCCGCGGCCGACTCGGACACCGAGGCCACCACCGACTCGGACACGGACGCCGACGCGGACGCCGACGCCGACGCCGACGCCGACAGCACCACCCGCACCACCAGCACGGACGGAGAGGCCAAGTGACCGCACTGCTCAAGGTCGAGGACCTCAAGGTCGCCTACGGCAAGATCGAAGCCGTCAAGGGAATCTCCTTCGAAGTCAACGAAGGCGAAATCGTCTGCCTCGTCGGCACCAACGGCGCCGGCAAGACGACCACCCTGCGCACCCTCTCCGGGCTCCTCAAGCCCACCTCGGGCAGCGTCGTCTTCGACGGCCAGCCCATCGTCGGCGTCCCCGCCCACAAGATCGTCTCCCTGAAGCTGGCACACTCCCCCGAGGGACGCCACATCTTCCCCCGGCTGACGATCGAGGAGAACCTCCAGCTCGGCGCCTTCCTCCGCAGCGACAAGGACGGCATCGAGAAGGACATCCAGCGCGCCTACGACCTCTTCCCCATCCTGGGCGAACGTCGCAAGCAGGCCGCCGGCACCCTCTCCGGCGGTGAGCAGCAGATGCTCGCCATGGGCCGCGCGCTCATGTGCCAGCCCAAGCTCCTCATGCTGGACGAGCCCTCCATGGGCCTCTCCCCGCTGATGATGCAGAAGATCATGTCGACCATCGCCGAGCTCAAGGCCTCGGGCATGACGATCCTCCTCGTCGAGCAGAACGCCCAGGCGGCGCTCTCCCTCGCCGACCAGGCGCACGTCATGGAGATCGGCAAGATCGTCCTCTCCGGCACCGGCCAGGACCTCCTCCACAACGAGGACGTCCGCAAGGCCTACCTCGGCGAGGACTGACAGAACGTGTGAGGCCCGCCTCCCCTCGGGGGGAGGCGGGCCTCACGCATGTTCCGGGACGGCGCGGAGACTACCTGCCCCCGCTCTCCTTCTTCTTCGACTCGGCGTCCTCGATGACCACCTCGGCCACCTGCTGCATCGACATCCGGCGGTCCATGGAGGACTTCTGGATCCACCGGAACGCGGCCGGCTCCGTCAGCCCGTACTGCGTCTGCAGGATGCTCTTCGCCCGGTCGACCAGCTTGCGCGTCTCCAGCCGCTGCGAGAGGTCCGCGACCTCCTGCTCCAGCGCACGCAGCTCCGCGAACCGGGACACCGCCATCTCGATGGCCGGCACCACGTCGCTCTTGCTGAACGGCTTCACCAGGTACGCCATGGCCCCGGCATCCCGGGCCCGCTCGACGAGGTCGCGCTGCGAGAACGCCGTCAGCATCAGGACGGGCGCGATCGACTCCTGCGCGATCTTCTCGGCGGCGGAGATCCCGTCGAGGACGGGCATCTTCACGTCGAGGATCACCAGGTCGGGCCGGTGCTCACGGGCGAGCTCGACGGCCGTCTGCCCGTCGCCGGCCTCGCCGACGACGGTGTAGCCCTCTTCTTCGAGCATCTCTTTGAGGTCGAGACGGATGAGCGCCTCGTCCTCGGCGATGACGACGCGGGTCGTCAGCGGCGGAACGTGCGACTGGTCGGCGTCGGGCGTGGGCGTCGACTCGTGCTCGGCGGTCACGGGGGCTCCTTTTGCGGGGCTCTGCTGCTCAGGATGAGCCTACCTAGAGGCGGAGTGAGCGCAGCACAGGGTACTCTTACGACGCTGTCACCAGCCCGGTTGGAGGAACTGGTCATACTCGCGGTGCTCAAACCACCGTGCCTTCGGGCATGTGGGTTCGAATCCCACACCGGGCACAGATTGACGCAATAGCGGACGTTCACATTCGCGTGAATGTCCGCTTTTTGCTGCACACGGCCCCCGACCGGTGACGCACAGTGGCGGCATGAGACTGCACAGCCTGGAAGTCCGCCAAACGGCACTCTCCCTGTTACGCAGCGGGACGAAGAATGCCGAAGTGTCGCGGCGGCTCAACGTGCCGGTCGGCACGATCAGCCATTGGAAGCACATCGACCGCGCGAAGCGCGGTGAGTGTCCCGGCGCCCACGTTCCCGAGTGCCCGCGATGCGACGGCAGCCCGCTCGACTCGGAGGCCTATGCGTATGCGCTGGGTCTGTATCTGGGTGATGGCCACATAAGCCACTACTCCGGTCACCGTGTACCGACTCTCCAGATCACCTGCGACGACAAATGGCCGGGTCTCATGGACCATGCCGAAGAGGCGATCCGACGGCTGTTCCCGTACAACCGGGTATGCCGAGCGAAAAAGGTTGGGTGCCACGACGTGAAGGTGTACTCGAAGCATCTGGAGTGCCTGTTCCCGCAGCACGGGCCCGGGAAGAAGCATGAGCGGCGGATCATCCTTGAGGACTGGCAGCAGGAGATCGTCGACGCGCACCCGTGGGAGTTCGTTCGGGGGCTGATCCACTCCGACGGGTGTCGGGTCACCAACTGGACCGTGCGGAACGGCAAGCGGTACGAGTACCCGCGGTACTTCTTCACGAACAAGTCCGACGACATCCGGAAGCTCTGTACCGACACGCTCACGAAGGTCGGGGTCCGGTGGACGGTCCTGGCCCGCGGCAGTGACCCCTTCAACGTGTCCATCGCCCGTAAGGACTCCGTCGCGCTCATGGACGCCCACATCGGGCCGAAGTACTAGGCCGAGGTACTAGGGGCGGTTCGGTTCCGGGTCGGTGGCGAGGCGGGCGTGGAGGTGTTCGTCGTGGTGGCGGCCGTCGCCGAAGAGGTGGGACTCGCGCAGGATGCCTTCGGGGTGGTAGCCGCAGCGGTCGGCGACGCGGCACGAGGCTTGGTTGCCGACGGCGTGGGCGAGTTCGATCCGGCGGGCGTCGGCGGTGCTGAAGCCCCAGGTGGTGACGGCTCGGGTGGCGCGGGTGGCGAGGCCGCGGCCTCGGGCGGCCGGCAGGAACCAGTAGCCGATCATGGCGAGGCCGTCCGCGCGGTCGGTCCAGCGGAGGTTGACGGTGCCGAGGAGGGCGCTGTCGGTGGCGGACAGTACCGCGAAGGCTGCGCCCACGCCGCGGTCCCATCCGTCCTCCCGGGCTTCGAGCCAGGTCTGGGCGGCTTGGTGGTCGGCTGCCGGGAGGGGGTTCCAGAGGGCGATCGTCGGGTCGGCCGCGGCGGTGACGAGGTCGTCGAGCAGTTCCGGTCCGGCGGGCTTGCGGCCCCAGGGGTGGAGAGTGGCCTCGCCGAGGTCGAGCGTGGTGCGGACGAAGGTCCGCCGGTCGGGTATGGGGGTGCTCATGGCGCCCTTCCTACTCGGCGTTCGGGTTTGTCGCCAGCCATTTCTCCGGTACGGCGGGTCGCCGTCGCCGCCGAGGTCAAGGGGGTGTTGTGGTGGTGCCTCGTGCTCGTGCCGTGGCGCGCCGGGCCGTTGGGTGGGGCCCGGCGCGGTGGGGTGGGGTGGGTGGGGGTCAGCGGACGGGGTCGCCGATGTGGTGGATGCGGACGAGGTTGGTGGAGCCGGTGACGCCGGGGGGTGAGCCGGCGGTGATGACGACGGTGTCGCCGGGGACGCAGCGGCCGATGCGGAGGAGTTCTTCTTCGACTTGGGCGACCATGGCGTCGGTGGAGTCGACGTGGGGGCCGAGGAAGGTTTCGACGCCCCAGGTGAGGTTGAGTTGGGAGCGGGTGGCGGGGTCGGGAGTGAAGGCGAGGAGGGGGATGGGTGAGCGGTAGCGGGAGAGGCGGCGGACGGTGTCGCCGCTCTGGGTGAAGGCGACGAGGAATTTGGCGTCGAGGAAGTCGCCCATTTCGGCGGCGGCGCGGGCGACGGCTCCGCCTTGGGTGCGGGGTTTGTTGCGGTCGGTGAGGGGTGGGAGGCCCTTGGCGAGGATGTCTTCTTCGGCGGCTTCGACGATGCGGGACATGGTGCGGACGGTTTCGACGGGGTGTTTGCCGACGCTGGTTTCGCCGGAGAGCATGACGGCGTCGGTGCCGTCGATGACGGCGTTGGCGACGTCGGAGGCTTCGGCGCGGGTGGGGCGGGAGTTGTCGATCATCGAGTCGAGCATCTGGGTGGCGACGATGACGGGTTTGGCGTTGCGTTTGGCGAGTTTGATGGCGCGCTTTTGGACGATGGGGACTTGTTCGAGGGGCATTTCGACGCCGAGGTCGCCGCGGGCGACCATGATTCCGTCGAAGGCGGCGACGATGTCGTCGATGTTGTCGACGGCTTGGGGTTTTTCGATTTTGGCGATGACGGGGAGGCGGCGGCCTTCTTCGTCCATGATGCGGTGGACGTCTTGGATGTCGTGGCCGCTGCGGACGAAGGAGAGGGCGATGACGTCGGCGCCGGTGCGGAGGGCCCAGCGGAGGTCTTCGATGTCCTTGTCGGAGAGGGCGGGGACGGAGACGGCTACGCCGGGGAGGTTGAGGCCTTTGTGGTCGGAGACCATGCCGCCTTCGATGACGCGGGTGTGGACGCGGGGGCCGTCGATGTGGGTGACTTCGAGGGTGACGCGGCCGTCGTCGACGAGGATGCGTTCGCCGGTGGTGACGTCTGTGGCGAGTCCTGTGTAGGTGGTGCTGCAGGTGTGGCGGTCGCCTGGGTGGTCTTCGACGGTGATGGTGAAGTGGTCGCCGCGTTCAAGGAGTACGGGTCCTTCGCGGAAGCGGCCGAGGCGGATCTTCGGGCCTTGAAGGTCGGCGAGGATGCCGACGCTGTGGCCTGTTTCGTCGGAGGCCTTGCGTACGCGTTGGTAGCGCTCCTCGTGTTCGGCGTAGGTGCCGTGGCTGAGGTTGAGTCGGGCGATGTCCATTCCGGCTTCGACCAGGGCTTTGATCTGGTCGTATGAGTCGGTGGCGGGGCCCAGGGTACATACGATTTTCGCTCGGCGCATGGGGGCGAGCCTATTCCCCTACCAATGGGTAGGTAATCGGTTCCTGGTGTCGTCTCAACAGCCGGTGGGTGAATGGTTGTTGACATTTGTTGAATGTGCGTGGGGGTGCTCTGATGAGCACCCCCGGAGCCTGTTTTTCTGTGTTTCAGAGTTGGGGCGGGGTCATGGTGAAGCGGGCGTTCACCTGTGCGTAGACGGTCTGGCGCTGGGGTTCGAGGTCGAGGGGCGGGGGGCCGGCGTCTTCGGTGGTGCTGAAGGCCATGGTGCGCATGCCGGAGCCGCCGGGGGCCTGGGGGTAGGGGGTGGTGTTCTCGGCTCCGAGGTCGGCGAGTTCGGTGAGGGCGGTGAGGCGGGCGCCGAGGGCTTCGGCGTATTCGCGGGCGCGTTGGACGGCGTCGAGTACGGCTTGGCGGCGGGCTTGGCCGTGGGCGGGTGAGGT
This DNA window, taken from Streptomyces sp. TN58, encodes the following:
- a CDS encoding branched-chain amino acid ABC transporter permease produces the protein MHELPQQLANGLALGALYGLIAIGYTMVYGIVQLINFAHGEIFMIGGFGALTAYAILPTGTSLLIAIPVMIVGGAICSVAVACAAERFAYRPLRSAPRLAPLITAIGLSIALQQLVWQFYPDAKKAVSFPEFTGPAFKISDSLAIQRADLFVLILAPLCMLALGVFVQKSRSGRAMQATAQDPDTAKLMGINTDRIIVMAFAIGAAFAAVAAVAYGVDKGQINFEMGFILGLKAFTAAVLGGIGNIYGAMVGGVVLGLAEALSIAYIEEIPGMQQLGGGAWSNVWAFVLLIVVLLVRPQGLLGQRVTDRA
- a CDS encoding branched-chain amino acid ABC transporter permease; this encodes MTTDTTPQTQTQTAKTAPAPAALLYAIIGGSLLTIVSAFLAWTWTADFPGDLTFYGSPADLQYITLAGAALTLVHALSALGVKGFNWLTPAGSRKPIWFLALGNAAATWFTVIAITVVLGGVINLEPGAYVALVGSLVPALAAYKLPDDTRKVTPAKSTLPNWAEILIITGVFALGLFVITFGIDTDDKEPQLFVAYLITVGLAALALNKSGLLARFSVLTANNRQVTLLGTAAAAIAFPFIQQSGDTYTLIAVNILIFATVALGLNIVVGLAGLLDLGYVAFLGVGAYAAALVSGSTASAFGIHLPFWAAVIVGAIVSLVFGVVIGAPTLRLRGDYLAIVTLGFGEIFRIAMGNLDGTSGPDITNGPNGIPNVPHLELFGWNFGESHTVAGIELGAYANYYFLMLLVMALVVLVFARAGNSRIGRAWVAIREDETAAEAMGINGFKVKLIAFALGATLAGLAGTVQAHVNTTVVPENYVFAGPVPPNSAFLLAAVILGGMGTIRGPILGAALLFLIPAKLAFLQDYQLLAFGIALILLMRFRPEGLIANKRAQLEFHDDTADQAPKDLATAKAGA
- a CDS encoding ABC transporter ATP-binding protein, producing MTTTTDTTTTKTTVLEAKGVTMRFGGLTAVKGVDLQVNAGEIVGLIGPNGAGKTTFFNCLTGLYVPTEGEVTYKGKVLPPKPHRVTEAGVARTFQNIRLFHNMTVLENVLVGRHTRTKEGLWSALLRGPGFKKAEAASEARAMELLEFIGLEHKADHLAKNLPYGEQRKLEIARALASDPGLILLDEPTAGMNPQETRAAEELIFAIRDMGIAVLVIEHDMRFIFNLCDRVACLVQGEKLIEGTASEVQGDERVIAAYLGTPFEGEPGAAEIAEVEAAEAHAEAEAHADAEAGAEADAETATETEAEAAADDDEAPAADSDTEATTDSDTDADADADADADADSTTRTTSTDGEAK
- a CDS encoding ABC transporter ATP-binding protein gives rise to the protein MTALLKVEDLKVAYGKIEAVKGISFEVNEGEIVCLVGTNGAGKTTTLRTLSGLLKPTSGSVVFDGQPIVGVPAHKIVSLKLAHSPEGRHIFPRLTIEENLQLGAFLRSDKDGIEKDIQRAYDLFPILGERRKQAAGTLSGGEQQMLAMGRALMCQPKLLMLDEPSMGLSPLMMQKIMSTIAELKASGMTILLVEQNAQAALSLADQAHVMEIGKIVLSGTGQDLLHNEDVRKAYLGED
- a CDS encoding ANTAR domain-containing response regulator gives rise to the protein MTAEHESTPTPDADQSHVPPLTTRVVIAEDEALIRLDLKEMLEEEGYTVVGEAGDGQTAVELAREHRPDLVILDVKMPVLDGISAAEKIAQESIAPVLMLTAFSQRDLVERARDAGAMAYLVKPFSKSDVVPAIEMAVSRFAELRALEQEVADLSQRLETRKLVDRAKSILQTQYGLTEPAAFRWIQKSSMDRRMSMQQVAEVVIEDAESKKKESGGR
- a CDS encoding GNAT family N-acetyltransferase, yielding MSTPIPDRRTFVRTTLDLGEATLHPWGRKPAGPELLDDLVTAAADPTIALWNPLPAADHQAAQTWLEAREDGWDRGVGAAFAVLSATDSALLGTVNLRWTDRADGLAMIGYWFLPAARGRGLATRATRAVTTWGFSTADARRIELAHAVGNQASCRVADRCGYHPEGILRESHLFGDGRHHDEHLHARLATDPEPNRP
- the pyk gene encoding pyruvate kinase, producing MRRAKIVCTLGPATDSYDQIKALVEAGMDIARLNLSHGTYAEHEERYQRVRKASDETGHSVGILADLQGPKIRLGRFREGPVLLERGDHFTITVEDHPGDRHTCSTTYTGLATDVTTGERILVDDGRVTLEVTHIDGPRVHTRVIEGGMVSDHKGLNLPGVAVSVPALSDKDIEDLRWALRTGADVIALSFVRSGHDIQDVHRIMDEEGRRLPVIAKIEKPQAVDNIDDIVAAFDGIMVARGDLGVEMPLEQVPIVQKRAIKLAKRNAKPVIVATQMLDSMIDNSRPTRAEASDVANAVIDGTDAVMLSGETSVGKHPVETVRTMSRIVEAAEEDILAKGLPPLTDRNKPRTQGGAVARAAAEMGDFLDAKFLVAFTQSGDTVRRLSRYRSPIPLLAFTPDPATRSQLNLTWGVETFLGPHVDSTDAMVAQVEEELLRIGRCVPGDTVVITAGSPPGVTGSTNLVRIHHIGDPVR